The Mesobacillus jeotgali genome window below encodes:
- a CDS encoding heme ABC transporter ATP-binding protein: MITVKNLTGGYAGGEVLKGISFEVGKGELFGILGPNGSGKTTLLKMISGALDFSAGAIELDGRPLTQYSPKQLARMMAVLPQHSDQAFPYSVKETVSLGRYAHQKGWFHSWSEEDEQIVLKVMDQTGITQLQEKSIVELSGGEKQRVYLAQALAQQPRILLLDEPTNHLDLSFQKELLDLLKKWASEEELTVVSIFHDLNLASLYCDRLLLMKNGEVLIVDSPVEVLKEERIKSVYKTQIKNHPHPEIAKPQLLLVPETESDHDGVFKIDDRFLDVGHDRIILQSPVKLRTMSSGITGAGIGWHSSFVHRVVPMEYDCSDHKAEMAQYLQDKRFLPSETVGMMTAVPVETASYRSFETEGMSIFIIVSAGSTHRDSPRNINTWLFINGRISEEAFIQSAMTAAEAKISVLQELEGSGPGFAGQPAGISTDSICIAATQQGEEISYAGTATPLGKLISEGIYTCTKEAILNYRNSKSAFKLQ; this comes from the coding sequence TCTCCTTTGAGGTTGGCAAGGGTGAGTTATTCGGAATCCTTGGTCCAAACGGAAGTGGGAAAACCACGCTGTTAAAAATGATCAGCGGCGCTTTGGATTTCAGTGCAGGTGCCATTGAGCTGGACGGCCGGCCATTGACCCAGTATTCACCGAAGCAGCTTGCCAGGATGATGGCTGTCCTGCCGCAGCATTCCGACCAGGCCTTCCCTTATAGTGTAAAAGAAACTGTTTCGCTCGGGCGCTATGCCCACCAAAAGGGCTGGTTCCACAGCTGGAGTGAGGAAGATGAGCAGATTGTCCTGAAGGTGATGGACCAGACAGGAATCACCCAACTCCAGGAAAAATCAATCGTAGAACTATCCGGCGGCGAAAAACAACGAGTCTATCTCGCCCAGGCACTGGCCCAGCAGCCGAGGATCCTGCTGCTCGATGAACCTACGAATCATCTTGACCTAAGTTTTCAAAAAGAGCTGCTGGACCTTTTGAAAAAATGGGCATCCGAAGAGGAGCTTACGGTCGTATCCATTTTCCATGACTTGAATCTGGCATCTTTATATTGTGACAGGCTGCTGTTAATGAAAAACGGAGAGGTGTTGATTGTCGACTCTCCTGTTGAAGTGTTAAAAGAAGAACGGATTAAGAGTGTTTATAAAACGCAAATCAAAAACCATCCGCATCCGGAAATCGCCAAGCCTCAATTGCTGCTCGTGCCGGAAACCGAGAGCGATCATGACGGTGTTTTTAAAATAGACGACAGATTTCTTGATGTGGGGCACGACCGTATCATCCTGCAGTCACCAGTAAAGTTGAGGACGATGTCTTCGGGAATTACCGGTGCCGGGATTGGATGGCACAGTTCGTTCGTGCATCGTGTTGTCCCGATGGAGTATGACTGCAGCGACCATAAGGCGGAGATGGCTCAGTACTTGCAGGACAAGAGATTCCTTCCAAGCGAAACGGTGGGGATGATGACGGCTGTTCCTGTTGAAACAGCATCATATCGCTCTTTTGAGACTGAGGGAATGTCGATTTTTATTATTGTCTCCGCAGGCAGCACCCATCGGGACAGCCCCCGGAATATCAATACCTGGCTGTTCATTAACGGCAGGATTTCTGAGGAGGCGTTTATCCAGAGCGCAATGACGGCGGCAGAAGCAAAAATAAGCGTCCTGCAGGAACTGGAAGGGAGCGGACCTGGATTTGCCGGCCAGCCAGCAGGCATTTCCACGGACAGTATCTGCATTGCCGCAACACAGCAAGGTGAAGAAATTTCCTATGCAGGCACTGCAACGCCTCTCGGCAAGCTAATCAGCGAGGGGATTTACACCTGCACAAAGGAAGCAATCCTAAACTATAGAAACAGCAAAAGCGCATTTAAGCTTCAATGA
- a CDS encoding VOC family protein codes for MEMKMGYVILYVSNLEKTKHFYGELLGLKLRNEFGTYIEYETGNTVLSMNTRESGREITTLPIPDGIRKEQTFELGFVTEDVKDAVEKLRAAGVPILLEPTEKPWGQVVAYAADPDGHYIEICTPIG; via the coding sequence ATGGAAATGAAAATGGGCTATGTCATTCTATATGTTTCCAATCTGGAAAAAACAAAGCATTTTTACGGTGAGCTGCTAGGGCTTAAACTTCGAAATGAATTTGGGACCTACATCGAATATGAAACGGGTAACACCGTGCTGTCGATGAACACGAGAGAAAGCGGCCGTGAGATCACGACGCTGCCAATCCCGGATGGAATAAGGAAGGAACAAACCTTCGAGCTCGGATTCGTAACAGAGGACGTGAAGGACGCAGTAGAAAAACTGCGGGCCGCCGGAGTCCCAATCCTGCTCGAGCCAACCGAAAAACCATGGGGCCAGGTCGTCGCCTATGCAGCCGACCCGGATGGGCACTATATTGAAATATGCACTCCGATTGGTTGA